TTTTTATCTACCCTGTAGAACAAGCAATTCGCATCCGTACAAAAGAACTTGGCTCAATCGCCATCGACTAATTTAGTTTTCCTAAAAAGGAGGAATGTTTTATGACAAACGAAGCGTTAGAACTATCAATCAATTTAGTTTGGGTTATGCTCGGTGCATTTTTCGTATTCTTCATGCATGCTGGCTTTGCAATGGTAGAGGCTGGATTTACCCGCTCTAAAAACGCTGTAAACATTTTAATGAAAAACGTTTTAACTATTTCAATCGGCGGTATCGTTTATTTCGTAGTGGGTTACGCGATTATGTTCGGCGATAGTACTGGCGGATTTATCGGAACTACTGGTTTTGCACTAAGTGGGGTAGAAGATATCGCATTTTTCGTATTCCAAGCAATGTTCGCTGCAACTTGTGCAACAATCATCTCAGGTGCTGTTGCAGAGCGTACAAACATCGTGGCATATATGGCTTTAGTCGTTGTAATGACTGCGGTTGTATATCCAGTAGTAGGTCACTGGGTATGGCAAGGTAATGGTTGGTTAACGGCTTTAGGCTTCACCGATTTCGCGGGTTCTACAGTCGTTCACTTAACTGGTGCAGTTGGTGCATTAGTTGTAGCAGCAATGGTTGGTCCACGTATTGGTAAGTATGCAAAAGGTGTTGTAAACGTTATTCCTGGTCACTCCATTCCCCTAGGTGCATTAGGTGTATTCATCTTATGGCTAGGTTGGTACGGATTTAACGGTGCTTCTACATTAGCAGCTGATCCTTCTTCTGTTCCTGGGGTTATCGCTAATACATTCTTATCAGCTTCAGCTGGTGTTATCGCAACAGCAATCTATACACGATTCCGTTATGGCTACATTGATGGTTCATTAACATTAAACGGTGCTTTAGCCGGTTTGGTAAGCATTACAGCAGGTGCTGCGAACTTAAGTATCGTTGGCGCAATAGCTGCAGGTTTTATCGGGGGTATCATTTTAGTAGAGGCTGTTCGTTTCGTCGAGCACAAATTACGCATCGATGACCCAGTAGGTGCGATTGCTGTACACGGTATCGCAGGTATTTGGGGTACATTAGCAGTTGGTTTATTCGATATCACTGGCGGAGGATTATTCTACGGCGGTGGTGCTACATTATTAGGCGTTCAAGCACTAGGTGTAGCGGCAGTTATTGCTTGGACTGCTAGTACAGTAGCAATCGCAACGTTAGTGATCAAAGCATTTATTCCATTACGCGTAACGAATGAAGAAGAAATCGAAGGCTTAGATATCGCAGAACATGGTGCATATGCATACGAAATGCAAGATATGTTTAAAGGTGTTACAAAATCAAACGATAGCTTTGCACAACGTTTAACAAACTTAGGCAAAACACCAAGTAATGCAAATGTACAAGAAAAGCGCGTTTAACAACTTACTTTAGGTTCCCGAACTCCTTGTGCTTCCCCTAAAGCATAAAGGCGCGGAGTGTGATCCCTTACACACTCTCGAATCATTCTTTCAAAATATATAAGCAAGTAAAGCATGTTCAAACCCCCAATTTGAGCATGCTTTTCTTATTTTGCAATTACGATGCCAAACGAGTATCCTAAAATATAGGGAAAAATAGCAAAGGAGTCCACCATGAACGAAAATGCAATTCAATTTCAACATGTCTGCTTCAACGCGAATGATACGAACATTATTAATGATTTAACAGCAACGATTTATAAAGGGAAAATCACCACTTTAATCGGTCCTTCAGGTGCAGGAAAAACAACTTTACTAAAACTTTGTAACGGTCTTATCACAGCAACAAGTGGCTCTATATTCATACATAACAAGCCAATCGAAGCCATTGAACCAACAACACTTAGACGCTCAGTTGGTATGGCATTACAATCCGCGCCCATTTTAAAAACAACTGTTTATGAAAACTTAGCCCTTCCCCGTAAACTACAACATAAAGAACTAACGAAAGAAGAAGCTTGTCGTTATTTACGCGATGTAGGCTTATCGGAAGATTTTTTGCTGCGCGACGCTAGCGATTTATCTGGTGGACAAAAGCAAAAACTATCTATCGCTCGTACATTAATTAATGAATCGGATATTTTATTGCTCGACGAAATCACCTCAGCTCTTGATCCAAAAGCCGTTCGCGAAATTGAGGACTTAATCGTGACTTTAAATGAGCGTTTTAGAGTAACCATTATTTGGATTACTCATAATATCGAGCAAGCCGAAAAGCTCGGTCACTATACATGGATGCTAAAAAATGGCGAACTCATTGAGGCAAATGAAACCAATCAACTATTCCATTCAATAAATGAAATTGTTCGACAATTTTTCAAACAAACACACGATTAACAGAGTGCCCATAGCAAGTTACAAAAATGACTATGGTATAATTTATAGATCACACTGACCTAGTAAAAGGAGATGTTTCCATGGCATTACGCGATTTTTTTATTTCATTATCTGAAAACGAAGCACTTAGCACAGCCGCACAAAATTACGGCTTCAAGCTTGGTGCACAACATATTGTAGCAGGGGCAAACTTACAAGAAGTCATTGAAAGTGTACGTACCTTAAATGAGCAAGGTATCGCATGTACAATTGATAATTTAGGCGAGTTCGTTACCGAGGAAGCGACAGCCACACAAGCAAAGGATGAAATTTTAGCTTTAATTGAAGCCATTCACAGCGAACAGTTAAATGCGCATATTTCGCTAAAACCTTCACAGCTCGGTCTAGATATCGATATTGATTTTTGCTACGACAACTTACGAGAAATTGTAGAACATGCCAATCAATACGGTATTTTCGTAAACTTTGATATGGAGGACAGTCCACGCCTACAAATGACGTTCGATATGATAGAAGAGCTTCAAAAATCATATAACAATGTCGGCACGGTTATTCAAGCTTACTTACACCGCGCACAAGGTGATATCGAAAACTTTAAAGATAGCCGCCTACGTGTAGTAAAAGGTGCCTACAAAGAATCAGAAGAAATCGCTTATCAAGATCAGCTAGAAATCGATATCAATTTCCTGGAGCTCATCGAATACCATTTAACACACGGTCTATTCACATCGATCGCAACACATGACCATAACATCATTAATCATGTGAAGTATTTCATAGAGCAATATAATATCCCAAAGGAAAAATTCGAATTCCAAATGCTTTACGGCTTCCGCAAAGATTTACAAGTAGAGCTTGCACGTGAAGGCTACCAAGTATGCGTATATGTACCATATGGTGAAGATTGGTACGGCTACTTTATGCGTATTCTAGCAGAACGCCCACAAAACATTAACCTTGTCACAAAGCGAGTGTTTAACAAAAAGACGAATACCGTACTAGCAGTTGCAGCAGGCGCTTTCGTACTTGGGCGCTTAACAAAACGAAAATAATAATAGCTGTGCGAGAGGTTATTGACCTTTTCGCACAGCTATTTTTTACTCTTTAAATTTCTTTCCAAGTGTATCTGTAAAAATTCCGGCCGTAATTGTTATAATGAACGGTCCAAATGCCCAAAATAATGAATCTTTAAAATAAGTAATATTCCAGTCAAATACACGATTGCCAAACGCGATTCCGATTTTCATAATAATCATTGCCGCTCCAATTAAAAAAATTGCATCAAAAACCGCTTTCCACTTTGGATAGGCTAATTGTTTCCCATCTTCAATAATTTTGTTTTTCAAAGAATGATCTCCCTTTAACAGTTCATCAA
This portion of the Solibacillus daqui genome encodes:
- a CDS encoding ABC transporter ATP-binding protein encodes the protein MNENAIQFQHVCFNANDTNIINDLTATIYKGKITTLIGPSGAGKTTLLKLCNGLITATSGSIFIHNKPIEAIEPTTLRRSVGMALQSAPILKTTVYENLALPRKLQHKELTKEEACRYLRDVGLSEDFLLRDASDLSGGQKQKLSIARTLINESDILLLDEITSALDPKAVREIEDLIVTLNERFRVTIIWITHNIEQAEKLGHYTWMLKNGELIEANETNQLFHSINEIVRQFFKQTHD
- a CDS encoding ammonium transporter yields the protein MTNEALELSINLVWVMLGAFFVFFMHAGFAMVEAGFTRSKNAVNILMKNVLTISIGGIVYFVVGYAIMFGDSTGGFIGTTGFALSGVEDIAFFVFQAMFAATCATIISGAVAERTNIVAYMALVVVMTAVVYPVVGHWVWQGNGWLTALGFTDFAGSTVVHLTGAVGALVVAAMVGPRIGKYAKGVVNVIPGHSIPLGALGVFILWLGWYGFNGASTLAADPSSVPGVIANTFLSASAGVIATAIYTRFRYGYIDGSLTLNGALAGLVSITAGAANLSIVGAIAAGFIGGIILVEAVRFVEHKLRIDDPVGAIAVHGIAGIWGTLAVGLFDITGGGLFYGGGATLLGVQALGVAAVIAWTASTVAIATLVIKAFIPLRVTNEEEIEGLDIAEHGAYAYEMQDMFKGVTKSNDSFAQRLTNLGKTPSNANVQEKRV
- a CDS encoding proline dehydrogenase family protein, yielding MALRDFFISLSENEALSTAAQNYGFKLGAQHIVAGANLQEVIESVRTLNEQGIACTIDNLGEFVTEEATATQAKDEILALIEAIHSEQLNAHISLKPSQLGLDIDIDFCYDNLREIVEHANQYGIFVNFDMEDSPRLQMTFDMIEELQKSYNNVGTVIQAYLHRAQGDIENFKDSRLRVVKGAYKESEEIAYQDQLEIDINFLELIEYHLTHGLFTSIATHDHNIINHVKYFIEQYNIPKEKFEFQMLYGFRKDLQVELAREGYQVCVYVPYGEDWYGYFMRILAERPQNINLVTKRVFNKKTNTVLAVAAGAFVLGRLTKRK
- a CDS encoding helix-turn-helix domain-containing protein, giving the protein MYFAKRIKEERLKLNLTQQQLAEKIHISRQSISKWERGESYPTIETLIDLSDLFEVTIDELLKGDHSLKNKIIEDGKQLAYPKWKAVFDAIFLIGAAMIIMKIGIAFGNRVFDWNITYFKDSLFWAFGPFIITITAGIFTDTLGKKFKE